In the Bradyrhizobium guangzhouense genome, one interval contains:
- a CDS encoding aminopeptidase P family protein, whose translation MFEAHFQTFEEPEAGVALTARLAALREELARRKLTGFVVPRADQQQNEYVAPSEERLAWLTGFTGSAGLAVVLAQEAAVFVDGRYTIQAAKQVDAKAWAVESLIDPPPESWVSAHLKPGDRLGFDPWLHTFAAAERLSAACTKVDAELVAVDSNPIDAVWQDRPQPPVAPVAIHGLQHAGIAEAEKVVQIKTEIEKLGADALVLSDSHAVAWTFNIRGADVAHTPLPLSYALVPKVGRPTVFIDHRKLSNVTRDHLEQSADVREADALTPTLMALAKSGATIALDSATAADALSRLIADGGGKPLRGSDPIALLKAVKNATEIKGTQTAHRRDAIALARFLAFIDREAGSGKLTEIDAVEALETFRRDTGALKDVSFPTISGTGPNGAIVHYRVTRKSNRRIVPGDLLLIDSGAQYEDGTTDVTRTMAIGEPTEEMRDRFTRVLRGHIGIARAVFPDGTTGAQLDTLARQYLWAAGVDFEHGTGHGVGSYLSVHEGPARISKLGTTPLKRGMILSNEPGYYKTDGFGIRIENLELVVAADIKGAEKSMNAFETLTLAPIDRRLIDAAMLSREELAWLNAYHARVRAEVGPALDATTKAWLEQATAELKP comes from the coding sequence ATGTTCGAAGCACACTTCCAGACATTCGAGGAGCCCGAGGCCGGCGTCGCATTGACGGCGCGTCTGGCTGCGCTCCGTGAAGAACTCGCCCGCCGCAAGCTGACCGGCTTTGTCGTTCCGCGCGCCGATCAGCAGCAGAACGAGTATGTGGCGCCCTCTGAAGAGCGGCTCGCCTGGCTGACCGGATTCACCGGCTCAGCGGGGCTTGCCGTGGTGCTGGCCCAGGAAGCCGCTGTTTTCGTCGACGGCCGCTACACGATCCAGGCGGCCAAGCAGGTCGACGCCAAGGCGTGGGCGGTGGAATCGCTGATCGATCCACCGCCGGAGAGTTGGGTCTCCGCGCATCTCAAACCCGGCGATCGCCTAGGATTTGACCCGTGGCTGCACACTTTTGCAGCAGCCGAGCGCCTCTCCGCCGCCTGCACCAAGGTCGACGCCGAGCTGGTAGCGGTCGACAGCAATCCGATCGATGCGGTCTGGCAGGACCGGCCGCAACCGCCGGTCGCGCCGGTCGCGATCCACGGCCTGCAACATGCCGGCATCGCCGAGGCCGAGAAGGTGGTGCAGATCAAGACCGAGATCGAGAAGCTGGGCGCCGACGCGCTGGTGCTGTCGGACAGCCATGCGGTCGCCTGGACCTTCAACATCCGCGGCGCCGACGTCGCGCATACGCCGCTGCCGCTGTCCTACGCGCTGGTGCCCAAGGTCGGCCGTCCGACCGTGTTCATCGACCACCGCAAGCTCTCCAATGTGACGCGCGACCATCTCGAGCAATCGGCCGATGTGCGCGAGGCGGACGCGCTGACGCCGACGCTGATGGCGCTCGCCAAAAGCGGCGCGACGATCGCGCTCGACAGCGCCACCGCGGCCGACGCGCTGAGCCGCCTGATCGCTGATGGCGGCGGCAAGCCGCTGCGCGGCAGCGATCCGATCGCGCTGCTCAAGGCCGTCAAGAACGCGACCGAGATCAAGGGCACGCAGACGGCGCACCGGCGCGACGCCATCGCGCTGGCGCGCTTCCTCGCCTTCATCGATCGCGAGGCAGGAAGCGGCAAGCTCACCGAGATCGACGCCGTCGAGGCGCTGGAAACGTTCCGTCGCGACACCGGCGCCCTGAAAGACGTGTCGTTCCCGACCATCTCAGGAACGGGACCGAACGGCGCCATCGTGCATTACCGCGTCACCCGCAAGAGCAACCGGCGGATCGTGCCCGGCGATCTGCTGCTGATCGATTCCGGCGCGCAATATGAAGACGGCACCACCGACGTTACCCGCACCATGGCGATCGGCGAGCCGACGGAGGAGATGCGTGACCGCTTCACCCGCGTGCTGCGCGGCCATATCGGGATCGCGCGCGCGGTCTTCCCTGATGGCACCACCGGCGCGCAGCTCGACACGCTGGCGCGGCAATATCTCTGGGCCGCCGGCGTCGATTTCGAGCACGGCACCGGCCACGGCGTCGGCAGCTATCTCAGTGTGCATGAAGGCCCGGCGCGGATCTCGAAGCTCGGCACCACGCCGCTGAAGCGCGGCATGATCCTCTCCAACGAGCCCGGCTATTACAAGACCGACGGCTTCGGCATCCGCATCGAGAACCTCGAGCTGGTGGTTGCCGCCGACATCAAGGGCGCCGAGAAATCGATGAACGCATTCGAGACGCTGACCCTGGCGCCGATCGACCGCCGGCTGATCGACGCGGCCATGCTCAGCCGCGAGGAGCTTGCCTGGCTCAACGCCTACCACGCGCGCGTCCGCGCCGAAGTGGGGCCGGCGCTGGATGCGACGACAAAGGCCTGGCTGGAACAGGCCACGGCGGAGCTGAAGCCGTAG
- a CDS encoding phytoene desaturase family protein translates to MTETDVVIIGAGHNGLTCAAYLAMAGLRVHVVERRKVVGGAAVTEEFHPGFRNSVAAYTVSLLNPQVVGDLGLAEQGLRVVERRAQNFLPAPDGSYLLTGEGRTKASVARLSARDADALDGFSRDLEDIADVLRQFVLRAPPNLLDSFGLGAIREATNALATANILRGLTLEQSRSLLDLFTRSAGEMLDERFEHDLVKALFGFDAIVGNYASPYAAGSAYVMLHHAFGEVNGKKGVWGHAIGGMGAITQAMARAARARGVTIDLDAGVREVIVERDRAVGVVLENGTAIRAKYVAANVNPKLLYTRLVAADALPQDFLARIRNWKNGSGTFRMNVALDRLPSFMALPGDGDHLTSGIILAPDLGYMDRAWLDARAQGWSKQPIVEMLIPSTLDDTLAPAGQHVASLFCQHVAPELPDGKSWDDHREEVADLMIATVDSYAPGFAGSVLGRQILSPLDLERQFGLLGGDIFHGALTLNQLFSARPMLGHADYRGPVRGLYHCGSGAHPGGGVTGAPGHNAAQAILRDHRSLFASR, encoded by the coding sequence ATGACCGAAACCGACGTCGTCATCATCGGCGCTGGCCATAATGGCCTCACCTGCGCGGCCTATCTCGCGATGGCGGGCTTGCGCGTGCATGTTGTCGAGCGCCGCAAGGTGGTCGGCGGGGCCGCTGTCACGGAGGAGTTTCATCCGGGCTTTCGCAACTCGGTCGCGGCCTACACGGTGAGCCTGCTCAATCCGCAGGTCGTCGGCGACCTCGGACTTGCAGAACAAGGCTTGCGCGTCGTCGAACGGCGCGCGCAGAATTTTCTGCCCGCACCTGATGGAAGCTATCTCCTCACCGGCGAGGGCCGGACCAAAGCGTCGGTTGCGCGGCTCAGCGCGCGCGACGCCGATGCGCTCGACGGATTTTCGCGCGATCTCGAGGACATCGCCGACGTGCTGCGACAGTTCGTGCTGCGCGCGCCGCCGAACCTGCTCGACAGTTTTGGCCTCGGCGCGATCCGCGAGGCCACGAATGCGCTCGCGACGGCCAATATCCTGCGCGGCCTGACGCTGGAGCAAAGCCGCAGCCTGCTCGATCTCTTCACCCGCTCGGCCGGCGAGATGCTGGACGAACGCTTCGAGCACGATCTCGTCAAGGCGCTGTTCGGCTTCGATGCCATCGTCGGCAATTATGCGAGCCCTTATGCGGCCGGCTCGGCCTATGTGATGCTGCATCACGCCTTTGGCGAGGTGAACGGCAAGAAGGGCGTCTGGGGCCACGCGATCGGCGGCATGGGCGCGATCACGCAGGCGATGGCGCGGGCGGCGCGCGCGCGCGGCGTCACGATCGACCTTGATGCCGGCGTGCGCGAGGTGATCGTCGAGCGCGACCGCGCCGTCGGCGTGGTGCTGGAGAACGGCACGGCCATTCGCGCAAAATATGTGGCTGCGAACGTCAATCCTAAGCTGCTCTACACGCGGCTGGTCGCGGCCGATGCGCTGCCCCAGGATTTCCTCGCCCGCATTCGCAACTGGAAGAACGGCTCCGGCACGTTTCGCATGAACGTGGCGCTGGACCGCCTGCCCTCCTTCATGGCGCTGCCGGGCGATGGCGATCACCTCACCTCCGGCATCATCCTGGCGCCTGATCTCGGCTATATGGACCGTGCCTGGCTCGACGCGCGGGCGCAGGGCTGGAGTAAGCAACCGATCGTCGAGATGCTGATCCCCTCGACGCTCGACGACACGCTTGCGCCCGCGGGGCAACACGTGGCGAGCTTGTTCTGCCAGCACGTCGCGCCGGAACTCCCTGACGGCAAGTCCTGGGACGACCACCGCGAGGAGGTCGCCGATCTCATGATCGCGACGGTGGATAGTTACGCGCCGGGCTTTGCGGGAAGCGTGCTCGGTCGCCAGATCCTGTCCCCGCTCGATCTCGAGCGGCAGTTCGGCCTGTTAGGCGGCGACATCTTCCACGGCGCACTGACGCTGAACCAGCTGTTCTCGGCGCGGCCGATGCTGGGCCATGCCGATTATCGGGGACCCGTGAGGGGCCTCTACCATTGCGGCTCGGGCGCCCATCCCGGCGGCGGCGTCACCGGCGCCCCCGGCCATAACGCGGCACAGGCGATCTTGCGGGATCACCGCAGCCTGTTCGCAAGCCGTTGA
- a CDS encoding Flp family type IVb pilin: MISKFWSDESGATAIEYGLIAAGIALAIITVVNSLGTTMNDKFGSISSSLK; the protein is encoded by the coding sequence ATGATTTCCAAGTTCTGGTCCGATGAATCAGGCGCGACTGCGATCGAATACGGTCTGATCGCGGCCGGTATCGCGCTGGCGATCATCACCGTGGTGAACAGCCTGGGCACCACCATGAACGACAAGTTCGGTTCGATTAGCAGCTCCTTGAAGTAA
- a CDS encoding 50S ribosomal protein L11 methyltransferase gives MQPLPTHRASFSIGNEAAARRVVDVLTEVFFEGDAAVAAFERPDGQWDVTLHFAEAPDHELLRELVATSAGNDIAATLEFDTVEAKDWVKACLEDLVPVPAGRFVIHGSHDRDRVAPNKLAIEIEAALAFGTGHHGTTRGCLLLLDHVLKHARPKRVLDLGTGTGVLGIAAAKALHLSVLASDIDAPSVRVAAENAALNEVGQYVRAIRATGFAAPDFARCGPFDLVLANILANPLRQLAGPMARHLVPGGRVILSGLLNHQAPAVIAAYRARGLVPLRHLRIEGWSSLLLRKVS, from the coding sequence ATGCAGCCCCTGCCCACCCATCGCGCCAGCTTTTCAATCGGCAACGAGGCGGCTGCCAGGCGTGTCGTCGACGTGCTTACGGAGGTGTTTTTCGAGGGCGATGCCGCGGTCGCCGCTTTCGAACGGCCGGACGGACAATGGGATGTCACACTGCATTTTGCCGAGGCGCCGGACCACGAATTGCTCCGCGAACTCGTTGCAACTTCAGCAGGAAATGACATCGCCGCCACGCTTGAATTCGACACCGTCGAGGCCAAGGACTGGGTCAAGGCGTGCCTGGAGGATCTCGTGCCGGTACCGGCCGGACGCTTCGTCATCCATGGCAGTCACGACCGCGACCGCGTGGCGCCAAACAAGCTCGCGATCGAGATCGAGGCGGCGCTCGCCTTCGGTACCGGACACCACGGGACCACGCGCGGCTGTTTACTTCTGCTTGACCATGTCCTGAAGCATGCGCGACCCAAGCGCGTGCTCGACCTCGGCACCGGGACCGGCGTGCTGGGGATCGCGGCCGCCAAGGCGCTGCATCTGAGTGTGCTGGCCTCCGACATCGACGCGCCCTCGGTGCGCGTCGCGGCCGAGAACGCGGCCCTGAACGAAGTGGGTCAATATGTGCGGGCCATCCGGGCGACCGGCTTCGCCGCACCGGACTTTGCCAGATGCGGCCCGTTCGACCTGGTGCTGGCCAACATCCTGGCCAATCCGCTACGGCAATTGGCCGGCCCCATGGCCCGGCATCTGGTGCCGGGCGGGCGCGTCATCCTTTCCGGCCTGTTGAACCACCAGGCCCCCGCCGTGATCGCGGCCTACCGCGCACGTGGCCTGGTGCCGCTCCGGCATCTGCGGATCGAGGGCTGGAGCAGTCTGTTGTTGCGGAAGGTGTCGTAG
- the recN gene encoding DNA repair protein RecN, translating into MLARLSIRDIVLIERLDIEFATGLAVLTGETGAGKSILLDAFALALGGRGDAGLVRHGAEQGQVTAVFDIPKNHPATKILAENGLEDTGEMILRRVQLADGRTRAFINDQAISVQTLKAVGTALVEIHGQHDERALVDAATHHLLLDAFAGLEKDVAGVETLWAARRSANTELEEHRASMERAAREADYLRHASGELKQLAPKDGEETSLAHRRTTMMQGEKIASDLREAQEVVGGHNSPVAALSAAVRRLERRGVNSPALVEPAVKAIDVAINALEEADQHLLAALAATDFDPAELERIEERLFALRAASRKYSTPVDGLAALAAKYAADVVLIDAGASRLKKLEQAAIEADGRYAAAAKKLSASRQKSAEKLNKAVNAELAPLKLERAKFITQVTSDEAAPGPQGFDRVEFWVQTNPGTKPGPMMKVASGGELSRFLLALKVVLSDRGSAPTLVFDEIDTGVGGAVADAIGARLARLAGKVQVMAVTHAPQVAARADQHLLISKDALDKGKRVATRVNALAADHRREEIARMLAGAEITAEARAAADRLLKAATA; encoded by the coding sequence ATGCTGGCGCGTCTGTCGATCCGTGACATCGTCCTGATCGAACGGCTCGATATCGAATTCGCCACCGGACTTGCGGTTTTGACCGGCGAGACCGGTGCAGGCAAATCCATCCTGCTCGATGCCTTTGCATTGGCCCTCGGCGGCCGCGGTGACGCGGGCCTCGTGCGCCATGGCGCGGAGCAGGGGCAGGTGACCGCCGTCTTCGATATCCCGAAGAATCACCCCGCAACCAAAATCCTGGCCGAGAACGGGCTCGAGGACACCGGTGAGATGATCCTGCGCCGCGTGCAGCTCGCCGATGGCCGCACCCGCGCCTTCATCAACGACCAGGCGATCAGCGTGCAGACGCTGAAGGCGGTCGGCACCGCGCTGGTCGAGATCCACGGCCAGCATGACGAGCGCGCGCTGGTCGATGCCGCCACCCACCACCTCCTGCTCGATGCCTTTGCCGGTCTCGAAAAGGACGTCGCTGGTGTCGAAACCCTCTGGGCCGCGCGCCGCAGCGCCAACACCGAACTGGAAGAGCATCGCGCCAGCATGGAGCGTGCTGCGCGCGAAGCTGATTATTTGCGCCACGCCTCGGGCGAGCTGAAGCAGCTCGCGCCCAAGGATGGTGAGGAGACCTCACTCGCCCACCGCCGCACCACCATGATGCAGGGCGAGAAGATCGCCTCCGATCTGCGCGAGGCGCAGGAGGTCGTCGGCGGCCACAACTCGCCGGTTGCGGCGCTGTCGGCCGCGGTGCGCCGGCTGGAGCGTCGCGGCGTCAATTCGCCGGCGCTGGTCGAGCCCGCGGTGAAGGCGATCGACGTCGCGATCAACGCGCTGGAGGAGGCCGACCAGCATCTTCTGGCGGCGCTCGCGGCGACGGATTTCGACCCGGCCGAGCTCGAACGCATCGAGGAGCGGTTGTTCGCTCTGCGCGCTGCCTCGCGCAAATATTCGACGCCGGTCGACGGCCTCGCGGCGCTGGCCGCCAAATATGCCGCCGACGTTGTGCTGATCGATGCCGGCGCCTCGCGCCTGAAGAAGCTGGAACAGGCCGCGATCGAGGCAGATGGCCGCTACGCGGCCGCTGCGAAAAAGCTCTCCGCCAGCAGGCAGAAATCGGCCGAGAAGCTCAACAAGGCCGTCAATGCCGAGCTGGCGCCGCTCAAGCTCGAACGTGCGAAATTCATCACCCAGGTCACATCAGACGAGGCAGCGCCGGGACCGCAAGGCTTCGATCGCGTCGAGTTCTGGGTGCAGACCAATCCGGGCACCAAGCCGGGTCCGATGATGAAGGTCGCCTCCGGCGGCGAGCTCTCGCGCTTCCTGCTGGCGCTCAAGGTGGTGCTGTCCGACCGCGGCTCGGCGCCGACCCTCGTGTTCGACGAAATCGACACCGGCGTCGGCGGTGCGGTCGCGGATGCCATCGGCGCGCGGCTGGCGCGGCTCGCCGGCAAGGTGCAGGTGATGGCCGTGACCCACGCCCCGCAGGTCGCCGCCCGCGCCGACCAGCATCTGCTCATCTCCAAGGATGCGCTGGACAAGGGCAAGCGCGTCGCCACCCGCGTCAACGCGCTCGCCGCCGACCACCGCCGCGAGGAAATCGCCCGCATGCTCGCCGGCGCCGAGATCACCGCCGAGGCGCGGGCGGCCGCGGACCGGTTGCTCAAGGCGGCGACGGCTTAG
- the ligA gene encoding NAD-dependent DNA ligase LigA has protein sequence MARAAKTKTLRDVADLTKAQAKVEHMRLTLELEEHDRRYYQDDAPTVTDAEYDALRQRLNAIEKRFPEFVNADSPSQKIGAAPSGRFKKVRHSVPMLSLDNAFADEDVRDFVGRIVRFLKLDDDKINFSAEPKIDGLSMSLRYEGGELVTAATRGDGAEGEDVTANIRTLEDVPQKLKGRNVPEICEVRGEVYMTKKAFLALNERQKAAGDTIFANPRNSAAGSLRQKDPTITASRPLGFFAYAWGEMSAMPEATQTGMIHWFERCGFRTNPLTKLCHSVEELIAFHQSIEEQRAELDYDIDGVVYKVDRIDWQERLGFVSRTPRWGIAHKFPAERAMTVLRDIEIQVGRTGSFTPVGKLEPVGVGGVIVQNVTLHNEDYIKGIGNKGEVLREGRDIRIGDTVVIQRAGDVIPQIVDVVLDKRPKSAREFHFPKKCPCPLHTDVVRGETAAGEEEARARCTGEFACPYQKIEHLKLFVSRRAFDIDGLGEKQLQYFFDEGWVKEPADIFTLEKRNSKLKLEEIEGYGATSVRNLFGAIESRRKIALERFVYALGMRHVGETTALALARGYGSWDAFHDACLKVAKGDEEAMAEMDALDQIGDTVIKSIADYFGESHNRGIVERLTKEVEIVDAEKPKSNSAVAGKTVVFTGSLEKMTRDEAKATAERLGAKVSGSVSKKTDLVVAGPGAGSKLADANKHGVKVLTEDEWLALIGE, from the coding sequence ATGGCCAGAGCAGCAAAAACAAAAACGCTTCGTGACGTCGCCGATCTCACCAAGGCGCAAGCCAAGGTCGAGCACATGCGTCTGACGCTCGAACTCGAAGAGCATGACAGGCGCTATTATCAGGACGACGCGCCGACCGTGACCGACGCGGAGTACGATGCGCTGCGCCAGCGCCTCAACGCGATCGAGAAGCGCTTTCCGGAATTCGTCAACGCCGACTCGCCCTCCCAGAAGATCGGCGCTGCGCCATCGGGACGATTCAAGAAGGTGCGGCACTCGGTTCCGATGCTGTCACTCGACAACGCTTTCGCTGACGAGGACGTGCGCGACTTCGTCGGCCGTATCGTGCGCTTCCTCAAGCTCGACGACGACAAGATCAACTTCTCCGCCGAACCGAAGATCGACGGCCTGTCGATGTCGCTCCGCTATGAGGGTGGCGAGCTCGTCACCGCTGCGACGCGTGGCGATGGCGCAGAGGGTGAGGACGTCACCGCCAATATCCGCACGCTCGAGGATGTGCCGCAGAAGCTGAAGGGCCGCAACGTCCCTGAGATCTGCGAGGTGCGCGGCGAGGTCTACATGACCAAGAAGGCCTTCCTCGCGCTCAATGAGCGGCAGAAGGCCGCCGGCGACACCATCTTCGCCAATCCGCGCAATTCGGCTGCGGGCTCGCTGCGGCAGAAGGATCCGACCATTACCGCCTCGCGTCCGCTCGGATTCTTCGCCTATGCCTGGGGCGAGATGAGCGCGATGCCGGAAGCGACGCAGACCGGCATGATCCATTGGTTCGAGCGCTGCGGCTTCAGGACCAATCCGCTGACCAAGCTGTGTCACTCCGTCGAGGAGTTGATCGCATTCCATCAGAGCATCGAGGAGCAGCGCGCCGAGCTCGACTACGACATCGACGGCGTCGTCTACAAGGTCGATCGCATCGACTGGCAGGAACGGCTCGGCTTCGTCTCGCGCACGCCGCGCTGGGGCATTGCGCATAAATTCCCGGCGGAGCGCGCCATGACGGTGCTGCGCGACATCGAGATCCAGGTCGGCCGCACCGGCTCGTTCACGCCGGTCGGCAAGCTCGAACCAGTCGGCGTCGGCGGCGTGATCGTGCAGAACGTCACCCTGCACAACGAGGATTACATCAAGGGCATCGGCAACAAGGGCGAGGTGCTGCGCGAGGGGCGCGACATCAGGATCGGCGACACCGTCGTGATCCAGCGCGCCGGCGACGTCATCCCGCAGATCGTCGATGTCGTGCTCGACAAGCGGCCGAAGAGCGCCAGAGAATTCCACTTCCCCAAGAAGTGCCCATGCCCGTTGCACACTGATGTCGTGCGCGGGGAGACGGCGGCCGGCGAGGAGGAAGCGCGCGCGCGCTGCACCGGCGAGTTTGCCTGCCCCTATCAGAAGATCGAGCACCTCAAGTTGTTCGTGTCGCGGCGTGCCTTCGACATCGACGGTTTAGGGGAGAAGCAGCTCCAATATTTCTTCGATGAGGGATGGGTGAAGGAGCCCGCCGACATCTTCACGCTGGAAAAGCGCAACTCGAAGCTCAAGCTCGAGGAAATCGAGGGCTATGGCGCGACCTCGGTGCGCAATCTGTTCGGCGCCATCGAGAGCCGGCGCAAGATCGCGCTGGAGCGCTTTGTCTATGCGCTCGGCATGCGTCATGTCGGCGAGACCACGGCGCTGGCGCTGGCCCGTGGCTACGGGTCCTGGGATGCCTTCCACGACGCCTGCCTCAAGGTCGCCAAGGGCGACGAGGAGGCGATGGCGGAGATGGACGCGCTGGACCAGATCGGCGACACCGTGATCAAGAGCATCGCCGATTATTTCGGCGAGAGCCACAACCGCGGCATCGTCGAGCGGCTGACCAAGGAGGTCGAGATCGTCGACGCCGAGAAGCCGAAGAGCAATTCGGCGGTCGCCGGCAAGACGGTGGTGTTCACGGGCTCGCTGGAGAAGATGACGCGGGATGAGGCCAAGGCGACCGCGGAACGGCTGGGGGCGAAGGTCTCGGGCTCGGTGTCGAAGAAGACCGACCTCGTCGTCGCCGGCCCCGGCGCGGGCTCAAAGCTCGCGGACGCCAACAAGCACGGCGTCAAGGTGCTGACGGAGGATGAGTGGCTGGCGCTGATCGGGGAGTGA
- a CDS encoding outer membrane protein assembly factor BamD: MSAQRMTRGYLLVSPIGTRRLLQAATLFALALPLAGCGTGALWDKFTQKDDTFVEEPADKIYNEGLYLMNEKKDMKAANKKFEEVDRQHPYSDWARKSLLMSAYASYQGGDYDSCIGAATRYVTLHPGSPDAAYAQYLIAASHYDQIPDINRDQGRTEKAIASLEEVVRKYPNSEYATSAKAKIEGARDQLAGKEMAVGRYYMQKRDYTAAINRYKAVVTQYQTTRHVEEALYRLTEAYMSIGIVGEAQTAAAVLGHNFPDSRWYKDAYNLVKSGGLEPSENQGSWISQTFKKIGL, encoded by the coding sequence ATGTCGGCACAGCGTATGACGCGCGGATATCTCTTGGTTTCTCCGATCGGGACCCGTCGGTTGCTTCAGGCCGCGACCTTGTTCGCGCTCGCATTGCCGCTGGCCGGCTGCGGCACCGGCGCGCTCTGGGACAAGTTCACCCAGAAGGACGACACCTTCGTCGAGGAGCCTGCCGACAAGATCTACAATGAGGGCTTGTACCTCATGAACGAAAAGAAGGACATGAAGGCGGCGAACAAGAAGTTCGAGGAGGTCGACCGCCAGCATCCTTATTCCGACTGGGCGCGCAAATCGCTGCTGATGTCGGCCTACGCATCCTACCAGGGCGGCGACTATGACAGCTGCATCGGCGCTGCGACCCGCTACGTCACCCTGCATCCCGGCAGCCCGGACGCCGCTTACGCGCAATATCTGATCGCCGCCTCGCATTACGACCAGATCCCGGACATCAACCGCGACCAGGGCCGCACCGAGAAGGCGATCGCCTCGCTGGAAGAGGTGGTGCGCAAATATCCGAACTCCGAATATGCGACCTCCGCCAAGGCCAAGATCGAGGGCGCACGGGACCAGCTCGCGGGCAAGGAAATGGCGGTCGGCCGCTACTATATGCAGAAGCGCGACTACACGGCCGCAATCAACCGCTACAAGGCCGTCGTGACGCAGTACCAGACCACGCGCCACGTCGAGGAGGCGCTCTACCGCCTGACCGAGGCCTATATGTCGATCGGCATCGTCGGCGAGGCCCAGACGGCAGCCGCCGTGCTCGGCCACAATTTTCCTGACAGCCGCTGGTACAAGGACGCCTATAATCTTGTAAAATCCGGCGGTCTCGAGCCGAGCGAGAATCAGGGGTCCTGGATCAGCCAGACCTTCAAGAAGATAGGCCTTTAG
- a CDS encoding multidrug effflux MFS transporter has protein sequence MHGMISRPQDAATKNIATSRLVLLLLVVMTGIAPISLYILVPALPVLATTFGRDISIAQMTVSLYMVGIALSQLTMGPLSDKFGRRPVLLGGLALMVAASVACIFAETLPQLIAARFFQALGGASGMVISRAIIRDIYERDRVASMISLVVAALMIGQMVSPLTGGLIETAFGWRAIFYAVTFGAVAVAVGIAIALPETRRDRAVGSGGFRSDVRSLIKSRAFIGYVMCQVLASQIIFTFAGGGPYIVVTQMGRTSAEYGAWFATTGFAYLVGNLLCVRFAPRHSLEKLIWFGLSLQLCGSLLNLLWSFAGWNEAPSWLFGTQMIVMVGNAFVMANSAAGAISIRPEAAGTASGAMGFLQQGIGALMSQFGAYLGGHSATTLPLTSAVLAISLLCACMMIFVVPRREIMVSEELIEQAEGEETGMM, from the coding sequence ATGCACGGCATGATCAGCAGACCGCAGGACGCGGCGACCAAGAACATCGCGACCTCGCGCCTGGTGTTGCTGCTGCTGGTCGTGATGACCGGGATCGCGCCGATCTCGCTCTACATTCTGGTTCCGGCACTGCCCGTGCTGGCGACGACGTTCGGGCGGGACATCTCGATCGCGCAGATGACGGTGTCGCTCTACATGGTCGGCATCGCGCTGTCGCAGCTCACCATGGGACCGCTGTCGGACAAGTTCGGCCGTCGTCCGGTGCTGCTTGGCGGCCTTGCGCTGATGGTCGCGGCGAGCGTCGCCTGCATCTTCGCCGAGACCCTGCCGCAATTGATCGCCGCACGCTTCTTCCAGGCGCTCGGCGGCGCCTCCGGCATGGTGATCAGCCGCGCGATCATCCGCGACATCTACGAGCGCGACCGTGTCGCCTCCATGATCAGCCTCGTGGTCGCAGCCCTCATGATCGGCCAGATGGTCTCGCCGCTGACCGGCGGCCTGATCGAGACCGCATTCGGCTGGCGCGCGATCTTCTACGCCGTGACGTTCGGCGCGGTCGCCGTTGCCGTCGGCATCGCAATCGCGCTGCCGGAGACGCGGCGCGACCGCGCGGTCGGCAGCGGCGGTTTTCGCAGCGACGTCCGCAGCCTGATCAAGAGCCGCGCCTTCATCGGCTATGTGATGTGCCAGGTGTTGGCCTCGCAAATCATCTTCACCTTCGCCGGCGGCGGCCCCTACATCGTGGTGACGCAGATGGGCCGGACCAGCGCCGAATACGGCGCGTGGTTCGCGACGACGGGCTTCGCATACCTCGTCGGCAATCTGCTCTGCGTGCGCTTTGCGCCGCGGCACTCGCTGGAAAAGCTGATCTGGTTTGGCCTGTCCTTGCAACTCTGCGGCAGCCTCTTGAACCTGCTCTGGAGTTTCGCCGGCTGGAACGAGGCGCCAAGCTGGCTGTTCGGCACGCAGATGATCGTGATGGTCGGCAATGCCTTCGTGATGGCGAACTCTGCTGCGGGCGCCATCAGCATCCGCCCAGAGGCCGCGGGCACCGCATCGGGCGCAATGGGCTTTCTACAACAGGGCATCGGCGCGCTGATGTCGCAATTCGGCGCCTATCTCGGCGGCCACTCCGCAACGACGCTGCCGCTGACCTCGGCCGTGCTCGCGATCTCGCTGCTCTGCGCCTGCATGATGATCTTCGTCGTGCCGCGCCGGGAGATCATGGTGAGCGAGGAATTGATCGAGCAGGCGGAGGGAGAAGAGACGGGGATGATGTGA
- a CDS encoding GIY-YIG nuclease family protein, with amino-acid sequence MAYYIYILASRRDGAIYVGVTNDLIRRIYEHQIKAVPGFTAKYNITRLVWFEIYDDPISAISREKELKKWKRAWKTQLVEKDNPNWNDLYESICK; translated from the coding sequence ATGGCGTATTACATCTATATTCTAGCAAGCCGGCGGGACGGAGCAATCTATGTCGGCGTTACCAATGATCTCATACGGCGCATCTATGAGCATCAAATCAAAGCCGTTCCAGGCTTCACGGCAAAATACAACATCACTCGGCTGGTTTGGTTCGAGATTTATGATGACCCAATCTCGGCGATCTCTCGCGAGAAGGAGCTTAAGAAGTGGAAGCGGGCTTGGAAAACCCAGCTGGTCGAGAAGGACAATCCGAACTGGAATGATCTTTACGAGTCGATCTGCAAGTGA